The sequence CGCTTTAACTGCACCAACATCACCGCGAACCATCACTGTTACTAAACCACCACCGACTTGTTCTTTACCGATTAATTGAACGTTAGCTGCTTTCACCATAGCGTCTGCTGCTTCGATTGCGCCTACTAAACCTTTTGTTTCTACCATTCCTAATGCGTTATTCATAATAAATTCCTCCTAGTATAATTGTTTTTTTATTTATTATAATAATAGCTTTGCCACAACAGTTTTTTTGCTGCTGTCTCAAGTTATTAGTGTAATCGTTCCAATACTTTTTCAATCAGAGTGTTGATTAATTGTTCTTGTGACGTTGCGTCTGTTGAAACGGGTTCACCACGTAAATCTTCTAACTCACGTTTACCATAAGCCACACGGCGAATATTAAAGAGATTCGCAGGTCCAATATTATCAGAAGTTGAACTGCCACCGACTGCGCCACAACCAAGTGTTAAAGCAGGCATTAAGTTGGTTGTTGCACCAATCCCACCTAAAGCACCGGGTGTGTTAACTAACAAACGCGACACGGGTTTATGCAAAGCAAACTCACGAATGACATTCTTATCTTCCGAATGAATAATCATTGTGTGACCTGCCCCTTCTTGATGCAAAATTTCCATACTTAACGCACAAGCTGCTTCCCAAGTTGCCGTTGTGTAAAAGGCTAAAATTGGTGCT comes from Brochothrix thermosphacta DSM 20171 = FSL F6-1036 and encodes:
- a CDS encoding BMC domain-containing protein translates to MNNALGMVETKGLVGAIEAADAMVKAANVQLIGKEQVGGGLVTVMVRGDVGAVKAATDAGAAACERVGELLSVHVIPRPHTDVDAILPK